GACCCCACGTGCCCCCGGCGATCCGCTCGGCGATCGCCTCGCAGAGCTGTCGGTACAAGGGTCCGCCGGCGGAGACCGCGTCGAGAGGGTTTCTGGCGATCGCCGGCATCGAGGCGAGACTAGGACCGGCTCGGCGCGGGGTCAAACCAGCGGTCTCCAACTGGTCTTCCTTCGGCATCTCCGGAAGCGGGTCGGGGCCCTCGTCGGCGATCGGTCCTTACTAGGATGCGCACATGGCGCAGACGCGCGGCACCGGACGGGTCGCCCTCGTGACCGGCGCCGGCCGCGGGATCGGCCGGGCGACCGCGCTGATGCTCTCGGCCCGAGGCGATCGGGTCATGGGGGTCTCGCGGAGCGAGGAGGAGCTCGCGGCCCTCGCCCGGGAGGCTCCGATCGAGACCTTCGCGGGGTCCGTCGCGACGCAGGATGGCTGCCAACGCATCGTCGAGGAAACGCGCGAGCGCCTCGGGCCGATCGCCGTCCTCGTGAGCAACGCAGGGATCGGCAGCTACCACGAGCGGGTGATCTGGGAGCAGGATCCCGAGGTCTGGCGGGGCTCCCTCGCGGTCAACCTCGACGCCGCGTTCCACCTGATCCGCCTCAGCGCGCCCGACATGATCGGTGCCGGATGGGGTCGCATCGTGATCGTGAGTTCCACCGCCGGCCAGGTGGGCGGACCGGCGTCGTCGGCCTACACGGCGGCCAAGCACGGGGTGATCGGATTGATGCGGTCGGCCGCCCAGGACCTGATCCCGCACGGGATCACGTGCAACGCCGTGTGCCCCGGATGGGTGAAGACGGCGATGGCCGACGCCGACGCGGCGACGCAGGCGCGGGCGACGGGGCTGACGACCGACGAGGTATGGGAGGCGCACGCGCGCTCCTATGCGGCGGGGCGCGTGATGCAACCCGAGGAGATCGCCGACGTGATCGGATTCCTGACGTCCGACGGAGCGACCGCCCTCAACGGGGAGGCGATCACGGTGGCACTCGGCGGCCTCTGGTAGTCAGCGGATCGCCGAGAGCACCGCCGTCGCCACGAGCACGAGCGCGACACCGGCCCATTGGCGCGCCAGAAGGCGCTCGTGCAACACGATCGCGGCGAGGACCACGGCGACGGTCGAGAACTGGGCGGACACCACCGCGACGACGGCGACCGATCCGATCGAGAACGCGTACGAGAGCGAGACGAAGCCGATCGTGTCGAGGATCGCGGCGGAGACGACGGCGTTGCGGATCGTCGGGTCCAACCGCGCCCGGGCGCGCTGGGCGGCCACGATGACGCCCAGGATCACGACGCCCGTCACGCGGTAGGCGAGCACGGCCCAGAACACCCCGACACGCTCCACCGACAGCGCGAGCCCGATCGTGTAGAAGCCGAGCACGAGTGCCGACGGGACGGCCCAGGCCACGCCGGTGGTCCCCCAGCCCCGCCCGGCGGAGGCGAGCACGACCCCGGCCACCGCCGCACCGAGGCCCACGACCTGCGGCGTGCTGAGCTCCTCGCCGAGCAGCACCACCGCGAGCACCGCCGCGAGCCCCGCGTTCATCGCGACGGTCGGCGAGACCACCGAGAGCTTGCCCACCCGCAGCGCCTGCCAGTAAAGGAGCGAGCCGATCACGGCCAGGACCCCCGGGACCGTCGCGAAGGCCCATCCCGAGAGATCGGGGACCGGCTCGAGGGCTACCGCGAACGGCAGGGTGAGCGCGACACCGAGCGCGCTCATCCAGAGCCCGAGGACGAACGCGGTGGTGCGCTTGGCCGCCCGCAACAGCAGGACCTCGAGCAGACCCCAGGCCAGGGCCGTGATCAGCGCGAACGCGACGGCCATGGCTCAGCGTCGGGCCGGCACCCTCGACCTCACGCCGAGGACGTCGACCGATGCACGATGCGCGCCAGCTCGCTCACGGTGCCGGCCGGGTCCGCCGCGCCCCAGACGTTCCTGCCGAACGCCACGCCGCTCGCCCCGCTGCGCATCGCCACCGAGACGGCGCCGAACAGGGAGTCCCGATCGGAGGTGAGATCGCCTCCGGCGAGGATGACCGGCACGCCGAAGGCCGCCGCCTCAGCGACCGCTTCCGGGGGCGTCGGCATCGTGGTCTTCACGACGCGGGCGCCCAGCTCCACCGCGGTGCGGGTCGCCGCGGCGATCGCCACGGGATCGTACGGGTCGGGGAACCGCTCGCTCTCGACCGGCATGATCTCGCAGACGTACGGCAGGCCAGCTCGGTCGGACGCCGCGGCGACCTGCCCGGCCGTACGCAGCGCGTCCAGCTCGAAGTCCGCACCGAGCTGCACGAACGTGAGCACGGCGGCCGCGCCGACGCGCAGAGCATCGTCGACCGTGTAGGCGGGCACGTACTCGGTGAGCGGGTAGTCCCCGCCGACGGTGACCGTGGTGACGTCGAGTTTGAGGATCGGCGCGGCGCCGCCGAAGGCATCGGGCACGTCGCGAACGGTCCCGTAGGCGGCGATGATCGCGTCCGCACCGGCGTCGACCACCGCTCGGATCGTGCTCGCCCGGTCTTCCAGTCCCGCGCAGGGCCATGAGTACAGCGGGTGGTCGACGGCGACGACGACGGTGCGCCCGTCGGCGGCGAGCGGGGCGCTCACGCCGGCGCCTCCTGGGTCACGACGAACACGGTCTTGAGGACGCGGAACGCCGAGCGCCCGATCAGGGCGGCCTCCAGATCGTCGAAGGAGCATCGGGCGGTCACGAGCTGCTCGAGCCGCAGCTCCCCCGAGGCCAGGAGCCGCGCTGCCTCGTCGTACCGTTCGCGACGCTGGTTCGGCGGCGATCCGATCCACTCGCTCCCGACGAGGGCGATCTCGCGGTAATGCAGGTCGTTGACGTCGACCGGCACCACCGGGCGATCGCCGAACCCGGCGAAGAGCACCACCCGCCCACCCGTGGCGCACGCCGCCACCGCGGGAGCGACGAGATCCGGGTCACCCGCGCACACGATCACCGCATCGGCGCCCCCGTCCTCGCGCACGACGTCGACCCACCCCTCGGGCTCGAGATCCTCGGCGGCGCCGAAGGCTCGAGCGAGCTCACGCCGCTCGGCCTGCGGTTCCACCGCCACCACGTGCGCACCGGCCCGGGTCGATACGGCGATCATCTGCAACCCCATCGAGCCGGCCGCGACGACGACCACGCGCTGACCGTCGCGCACCTGGGCTTGATCGGTCACGGCATGCAGGCAGTCGGCAAGCGGCTCCAGGAACACCGCCCGCTCGACAGGAACGTCGTGGGGCAGCCGCGTCGGCCCGCACGACCACGGCCCGGGGTCGACGGGGATCGTCGTGAACTCGGCGTAGCCGCCGTAGGTGTCGCCGTAGACACGGTCACCGATCGACCATCCCGATACCTCGGGGCCGACGGCCTCCACCCGGCCCACCCACTCGTGGCCGGGGTTGAACGGATAGGTCCCGTCGTTCACCCCCACGCGGTACTTACGGGCGTCGGTCGCGCAGACGCCGTTGGCCTCGATGCGCACGAGCAGCTCGCCGGCGGCGGGCGCCGGCACCTCGAGCTGGTCGATCCGGAGGTCCTCGAGCCCGTGCAGCCGGGCCGCGCGCATCGTGGCACCGCTCACACCGACGCTCGGTCCTCGGCGAGCGCCCCCAGCCGGTGCATCCGGTCGGCGAGGGCCTCGTACATGCCGCCATAGACGGCGGCGAGCTCCTGCCACCGTCCTCGAGCGTCCGCATCGGGCTCCACGATGCGGCCGCCCGGCGGTGGCAGCGGCGCTCCGATCGCGGCGAACCCCGCCCGAGCTGCGGCCGCGGCATCGGGAAGGTCGACCGCCGTGAGCGGCTCGCCCAGGGCGTCGGCGGTCGCCCGCACCCAGGCTGCATCGCGCACACCGCCACCGGCGACGGTCCACGGGGCCCCGCCGCGCACGGGCTCCAGCCGGTCGGCCAGGTCCAGGGTGGAGAGGACGACGCCGTCGAGCACGCCTCGGTAGATCTGCGCGAGCGTGGTGCTCGTCGTCAGGCCGAGCATCGCTCCGCGCGCCGCGGGGTCCCACACCGGCGCGCGCTCACCGTCGAGATACGGGATCGCGAGCACCCCGCCACCGCCGGGTTCCATCGCGCCGGCCTCCGCGACGACGCGCTCTCGATCGGCATCGGCTGCGAGCGACGCCCCCCAGCCGAGCGCTCGTCCGGCGGTGGACGTCCAGCCCCCGACGAACCAGCCGGGTCCGACGTGAGGGCTCGAGCGCAAGCCGTCCGGCGCATCCGGCCCCTCGCGCACGACCCCCACGATGACCGTGCTCCCCAGCAGGATCGCGGCCGAGCCCGGCTCGGTGACCCCGATGCCGGCGAGGTCGACGAACGTGTCGTAGGTGCCGACGGCGACGGGGGCCCCCGGGGCCAGGCCCAATCGCTCGCCGATCGCCGGGGTGAGTTCGCCGGCGACCTCGATGGGTTCGCGTGGATCTGGCACCGGGACCCTCGCCGCTTTCCCCTCGACGACGTGGTCGGCGGCGGTGATGCGGTCCATCACCGGGC
This Actinomycetota bacterium DNA region includes the following protein-coding sequences:
- a CDS encoding SDR family oxidoreductase yields the protein MAQTRGTGRVALVTGAGRGIGRATALMLSARGDRVMGVSRSEEELAALAREAPIETFAGSVATQDGCQRIVEETRERLGPIAVLVSNAGIGSYHERVIWEQDPEVWRGSLAVNLDAAFHLIRLSAPDMIGAGWGRIVIVSSTAGQVGGPASSAYTAAKHGVIGLMRSAAQDLIPHGITCNAVCPGWVKTAMADADAATQARATGLTTDEVWEAHARSYAAGRVMQPEEIADVIGFLTSDGATALNGEAITVALGGLW
- a CDS encoding EamA family transporter — translated: MAVAFALITALAWGLLEVLLLRAAKRTTAFVLGLWMSALGVALTLPFAVALEPVPDLSGWAFATVPGVLAVIGSLLYWQALRVGKLSVVSPTVAMNAGLAAVLAVVLLGEELSTPQVVGLGAAVAGVVLASAGRGWGTTGVAWAVPSALVLGFYTIGLALSVERVGVFWAVLAYRVTGVVILGVIVAAQRARARLDPTIRNAVVSAAILDTIGFVSLSYAFSIGSVAVVAVVSAQFSTVAVVLAAIVLHERLLARQWAGVALVLVATAVLSAIR
- a CDS encoding zinc-binding dehydrogenase, with the protein product MSGATMRAARLHGLEDLRIDQLEVPAPAAGELLVRIEANGVCATDARKYRVGVNDGTYPFNPGHEWVGRVEAVGPEVSGWSIGDRVYGDTYGGYAEFTTIPVDPGPWSCGPTRLPHDVPVERAVFLEPLADCLHAVTDQAQVRDGQRVVVVAAGSMGLQMIAVSTRAGAHVVAVEPQAERRELARAFGAAEDLEPEGWVDVVREDGGADAVIVCAGDPDLVAPAVAACATGGRVVLFAGFGDRPVVPVDVNDLHYREIALVGSEWIGSPPNQRRERYDEAARLLASGELRLEQLVTARCSFDDLEAALIGRSAFRVLKTVFVVTQEAPA
- a CDS encoding FGGY-family carbohydrate kinase translates to MTAKRVALGIDQGSSGARAVVMTSQGEVLGSGRAPCRDLRRTSRGTHHDAGSWLDESISAARSAVRAAGCTEVDAIGVGALGPAPVLIDPDLRPLASSPLFPIDPVPEWVEALPADLASRAAWVVDVAGFVVGTFVGRPVMDRITAADHVVEGKAARVPVPDPREPIEVAGELTPAIGERLGLAPGAPVAVGTYDTFVDLAGIGVTEPGSAAILLGSTVIVGVVREGPDAPDGLRSSPHVGPGWFVGGWTSTAGRALGWGASLAADADRERVVAEAGAMEPGGGGVLAIPYLDGERAPVWDPAARGAMLGLTTSTTLAQIYRGVLDGVVLSTLDLADRLEPVRGGAPWTVAGGGVRDAAWVRATADALGEPLTAVDLPDAAAAARAGFAAIGAPLPPPGGRIVEPDADARGRWQELAAVYGGMYEALADRMHRLGALAEDRASV